The genomic DNA TGTTGGTAATGGTGGTGGTTGAGCTCCCTGGAGCCCTGCAGAAGTGCATCTTTGACGAGGTTCAGGCTCAGGCCAGGGTGGTCCGAGCTGCACCCATCCACCCAGACAGCCCACCCAACGAGCCCAGACTTAGAGCCCAGGCCGGAACCTCTGGCCAACAAACCAATCATCCAGGACAGAGGGCATCAGCTCTGCGTGGCCAGACACAGAGGAGAAGCCTGAGAAAGATGGCCCTGCCCACTACTGCCTCTCCAAAGCCAATCAGGATCCGGACTTGGATTCCGACAGAGAGCAACGACCTATCGGAGGCTGAGAAAGAGAGGCTGGAAGCAGCGGTGGAGGAGGCTGTGAGGATGCTGTCTTCTTTACTatcaggtcacacacacacacacacacacacacacacacacacacacacacacacacacggctaacCTGTACTATCATGAACTGTTCCCATAGTGAACAGAGTATCGGGTCTGTTGCTGCTCAGCAGAGACATCAATAAATACTGCAAGTTTATCTGGAGGAATTCAAGTTCTGCTAACTACAACAGGTGTGTACACAGTTTGTATGTTTGGCCAGATGTGAATCTGCTCTATCTTTAAGATTATCTTCTTTACAAAGATTTGAGATTTAGTTTCATGATGATACAGTTTATCCAAATGAACTGAAATTCTTTTTTACAAATCAGTTATACAACTTTCTTAGATTATAGAAAATCatgtaaacaacatgaaaatcaccaGAATCAAAGGAAATGAGGTAAAGTGAATATCAGCACtaaatgttttgtgtatgtatttgATCACCCATATTCCCCCCTTTCACTAGGCACTTTTAAATAAAGGagacatgaatgaatgaaacatgaatttaaaaagCTACAGTTTTCTTCATTCAGGTGTGGTCGAGCCAACAACAATTACAGAACTGAGACCTGTCTGGATGTGACGGCAAGTATCAgtctaaatcattttttttactgtattccTGTGGTaaatttatacagtatgtacctgTACTTAAAATCCAGTACCAAATATGTCAAGCATTGTTTGCTGTCCGGTTCTCGACAGATCCCAGACGATCATTTGGCTGGATGTGATATTTACAAAGAGGCTGATTCACCTCGCAGGACTGAGCTCCGTCCTGAAGGGGCTGGACTCCCCGACACCGACTTCCTGCTGTACCTCCACACGCAGGCCACTGACAAGTGCAGAGCAGAGGTGAAGAAGACCCTCTGAAAACATTCACATCTTTTATATTCAAACATATCTAAGAAGTGTTGTATGTTAAATAGTTTCACTGCTGTTACTTTCCTTATACTACCCTCTATGTCCTCTTTACCTCAGCCTAATGTGTTGGCCTACGCTGTCCACTGTCAGACGGACACTCATGGACGACCTGTGGCCGGGGTGGTCGTCATCTGCAGGGACAGTCTGAAAGGAGCCACATACAGCCACCAGGCTATTGTACAGGTACAATTAATAATATTTCtggcttatttttttttacatgcagttttatataatgttgtctgtttaaaatgtgtcttaCAAATGACACAGATGAccccaaataaaacaaataatggcACTGTGGGAATATAGGAAGTGTTGTCTCTGACAAGCAGCTGCAGGatgaaaaagatttttttttttaaaaaaggtcatATTGAGGGTGTGTGCTCTTCTATTTTCCAGACTATCATCCATGAGCTGTTTCATGCACTTGGTTTCTCTAGAGAGCTCTTCCACACCTGGAGAGACTGTTCATCCAATTCTCAAggtttttaaacacattttgataTTTCTGTCACTGTTTCAAACTTTTACTACTGTATGTGGTATTGCATTATATGGTAGCGTGTAATTGGCTCATTTGTCatgttgttgtaaaaaaaatgtaaaatgattctGGGACGAATGGGATGAATCTACTTGTGGCTTGTGTGTTTattatggttaaaaaaacaatgacagtgATAACCTAAAAACCCAATTTACTTAAACGCATTTGTCATGTCAaatcacttttatttatatagcccaatatcacacaTCACAAGTTTGGCTTAAGAGGCTTTACATTTTGCACAGCATAAAACCCTGGCATTCAATTTTAACTTACTTTTATTGTACTTTTATACTTTGAGATCAAGAATCTCTTTTGCAACAGTGGAAGGCCTGgataagaaaacaaaagtaagagagacaaaaacattgcaAATAGAAAACAAGTTACAGTATACAGATGTCATTTAAGATTAAATATAGATTAAACATTACAGTCCAACAATTAAATACAATCTGGGaaataaaagtagaaaaaaagaaatccacaacaataaaaaagagagaaataaacacaaaaaacagatgATGCATCTTAGCCAAATCCTATGTAATATCTTGACTAAAATAAGGATGCATTGAGTCTACTACACATTAAAGATCATATGCACTGGTTAGAAAATGGTTCTTCTAATGTGTTGTTCTATGAGTTGTTCTGCAGTGGGTGCTGGCTGTTCTCCTCGAGGCAAAGTGAGTCACTCTGATGGATCGGGCCAGATGAGGATTTACACCCCATCCCTCATTTCCGCCTTGCAGAAGCACCTGGCATCCACTGACCCTGAGCTAGGGGGGCCGCTAGAGAACCTGGTACTGAGCACCTCCAACGTAACTCTTTTTCAGATTCATCATGCGctctgtttaaatgttttacacTTTCTTTCTTCAGGATGTTGCTCCAGGCAGAGTGTCCTCTCACTGGGAGTCCCGGGTCCTGCAGGGCTCCATCATGGCACCGGTGCTGGGGGACTCAAGCACAGTCCGGATCGACCCGGTCACCTTGGCTGCATTACAGGATACGGGCTGGTACACTGTTGACCTGAACCAGGCGCAGAGTCTAGTCTGGGGAGACGGTGAGGAAAGATGGAGATATTAAATCtaaacacataaatacatgtcAAATCTGCATGATCATTATCATAAAAGAACAAAGCAATTACAAGAATGTTGACACACACCAGCTACAGTTGCAATTTAATTAAATCAGCCTGATAAGATAagttgaatatgtttttttaataggtGAAGGAGCTACGTTTGGTTCCCTGTCAACCTGTCGGAACAAGTCTTCATCTTTTTTCTGCACCGGCAGGTAGATTTATAATAACATATTCTACACAACTTATGTCTACTAAGATGGAATGTGGGTCACTTTTTCCTCTTCATCCTACATTTCCAACAGTAATGTTTTCAATATTCTCTCTTCTCAGTGGATTTGGGTGTCATTATCTTCACCTCCACAAGGGGGAGTGCCAGACTGATCAACACCTGGAGGGATGTCGAGTGTATAAACCCCTCAAGAACGGAGTACGTTTTATTACCTCTCACACCAAACAATATATCCTTCAGATTATAGAATCAAAGACATTTCTTTGCATTGACAGAACTCAAAATGGCAAAAATAATATACATTCTTCACATCCTTGCTCTACACTGGACTTTTCAATTTTCCAGTTCTGTAAAGCAGGAATATGGAGTAAATTCTATTTCTTGTGACTTCCATTGTAATATGTGGCACCTTGTTGCCATTGCACATTACGCCACATTTtgagctttttacttttttcttctctcgtTCTTCAGAGTGAATGCTGGATAGAGAAAAATGGCAGAGACGAAGACTGGAGCGGGGAGATCTTTGGTGTTCATAGCCGTTGCTTCTTCTCCAGCCTGACCAGacaggtgagtttgtgtgtgcatgtatgtgaaTAATGCCACCTGTGTATTTCcttttgtttaacattaagTTCTTCATTCTCCACTTGTCTTTCTTTTAGAAGCAGACGGAGCtcagcagctctgtggagggACGTTGTTACAGACACAGGTGTACTGGCCTGAACCGGTACCAAATCCAGGTGTCTGGCTCTGAATGGATGGACTGTCCAGCAGGGGACAATACTCAGGTAACATGACACAACAACTTATGTAACTGCAGTATCAATCAGTAAAGTTTTTGAGAGGTACTGTTCATACATACCACTGAGTGTGAGGTATGTGAAAGTATACCTTCATTTTAGCAAACAAATTACTGGAAGAAAACACAGAATACTCACATAGGGAAAGTAAAGTACTGACTACTAAAATGTGACTTGATGAATGAAATAATACCTTTTAGATAGAGAAGATTCAGTGTGCTTTAAAAACAAGCTCTTTAATCATTTATAACAACTGATGTGACAATGATATACTGATGTTTGAAAATGCTACATGCAGCATCAAACAGATACCCAGTTCTCATTTGAATCATATTATCTATTCtgtctttttccattttttacCGTCAGATAAAAGGATACCAGGGTTTAGTTCACTGCCCTGACAGGAGGTTATGTGTGTACGCTGACATTACCCCCCCTTCAGACGTTCTCAATACATTTCCTGCTTCTATCTCAAGGCAAGTAGCACTTTAAACACGCAACCCTCTTGATTTATAGTAACCTGTAACTCATACTGACTTTACTTTATTGCTTTTTGGTTAGTGATCCATATGAGACTTTAACTGCAGCCCAGACCTGGAGCTGGTCGCCCCTCAGACTCCCTGCAGAGCTCCCTGCTGCCCCGGTGCTCGGCGtcactgctgctgtgtgtcttCTGGCTGCAGCCCTGCTGTCTCTCAGGAAATGTTGCTCCAGCAAGGTCCGGATCCACACCGCCCCGGAGGATCACACTGACCTGTAGCAAACACTACCTTTTAAAACTTCAATACAAACTTTCACTGTTAAAGAATCTTTGATTTTGATGGCTTGTTTTTTTCAGGCTAAATGATCATTTTAATGTGAAAGAGAAATAAATCATACAAAAAAATGGTAGATTTTATTTACAATTTAGCAAAGTCATGAACATTATTGGTGGACAATCAATAATCAAATGTAAAGTAAGTATAAACCAACTATAATCTAATGTAATCGAAATATAAACCaacattattatttgaataataGCTGTATTTTTAGTtagtttaatattttctttgtcAACTACATTTTGCCAGCTAAATGTAGTTGCAATTAGCTGAAAGGAAAACTGTAATTGCAAATACTTTGTTGGGGTATAATAGTAACAACTTTGTAAAtgtcaataaaaagaaaatattttaaggGTAATAATAAGGTTTCTAAATAGTGTCTGAAATCTAAATGACCTTTTTTCAAAaagatttttcattttgtagatATAGCACTTATTAGTAACAGTATCAGTTGCCCAATACATGTgcttgattgattaattgacatTTCACAGTCCAAAACATCAGACCTTCTTTTTATGTACAATTTTAAAGTCAGCCAGAAGGTGGCAGAGTAGGTccacaattaaaaaatatgttcCTGGTCTATTGGAGTCATAGCATTACAGTATTCCAATAAGATATTAAAAAACAGTTTACAGggtaatataatattaataccTTTAAACATATATTGCTGAATTATTCATTTAGTACAGACAGATCAATTTATTTCACTTCCTCTGCCACACAGGGATAGCGATCTGTCTAGGAGCCACACCACTAGGACAGATTGTATAGGCTATGGCGAACTGGTCTTACAACATTCACGCTTTAGTTTCAGGCAGACAAAACAGAACTCCATGTGTCAGCGAGGACAATTGATATTTTTGCAGTTTTGTCGGCTATGTTCCACCTTCATGCCGCATGTAGGACAGACTCGGACAGAGGGGCAGTCGGTGACCCCCTCCACCGCGGGCAGACTGATGGTCTTACATGTCTGCAGAAGCTGCAGGTCCCTGTTGATGCAGCCGTCATTGTCGCAGCGGTCAGACCGAGGGCCTGGACCTTTCCACTGCTTCTGACACTGCCAGCAGAACTGGTAGGTCGTCTTCTGATCAGCTGTGCATATGGGGCACCGCACACACAGGTTGGACAGATCCTTCCTCTCCACACTCGTTTTGCACTTTGGGCACTTATGTGGATAACAGCACAGGGAAATATTGGACAGGAAAGTACagacaatatttgaaaatcagtgCACTTAGTAGTTGTACTAGTTTGAATATCTGAATCCcttacacttccacctaatgttagacctacctgttgccttcccctgtctttcctgatccaccatcctcacacctgaatgaaatgaactcactgttaaatatagcagcctaaattcaattcttaaatcagcctagtgatggcatcagataagacaactattatgcagtaaggttgtgctgctgttgaaattacattcacattttgtattttaaatatatttatttttcttcttgtcatttattgtgcatgctaccttatatttaccagttgttatttgaccttaataCAATTGAGATATGttatgcatgggattggtaccatagggtttaacttccaagtttggtagcaaatctatacatgattccatggtaaaccagagttatagcattagttatgttttccagattattgtcatttattgtacatgctaccttatatttatcagttttcagctcagcaaccttggttttgcatattgttagctagccgtaaacccccatttggctgctacattcccagtgttagcaaacgctagctagtctgttaacattaatatttgcaagcctcccagcacagacgtcacactttaaatcctacctgttgcctctcaccatccacttatttaactgctgtcgcatccctggACGTgttatctccttttccctctttcgttttctatttttagcctcaacagctgttttgctttgctctttttccatagacggcaacttactactcgtacgctcgtacctgctcactcagcgcTCACAGCGCCCACCCGCTCCCCGCTCCCTGccctcctcttccctcttctatgtcaacattctatgatggaatcttatgagacagggcgcctaatctagcctgttagtcctctaaaatgttatataataacaatgAGGAAattcagaaatgatttagaaacgctatttataattgttttttattttattttaactatCGCTTTGGAGCCCCCCTTGTcgctgcgcccctatgcgcggcatatagtgcatacccactttttgcgccactgggCACCGCGCACACAGGTTGGACAGATCCTTCCTCTACACACTCGTTTTGCACTTTGGGCACTTATATGGAAAACAGCACAGGGAAATATTGGACAGGAAAGTCCacacaatatttgaaaatcagtgCACTTGATGTAGTTTGAAATATCTGAATAAAAAATATTCAGCATtcaaaacaactaaaaaacCACTGGACCACTTACTGGCTGAATTTCACAGTATTGTGCAGCAGCCAGGCGAGCCATGGTCTCTTCAAAGTGCTGCATTTCCTCGACAGACAAGTCAGCCAGTCTGCGCACCTCCTGGTACGACCACAGTTTATTACACTGTGTGGTCCCCTCCACCACTGCAGGGCATCTGAATTTGTAATTACCCTTAAAGCAACAAAGAGGAGAGGCAGTTTAGGTTACAGAAAACAGAGATTCACTGCTGGGTTTCTGCAAAACTTATTTTTTCTCAGTTctgtggagagagaggaaaaaaagaagggaggACAAGAATACcaacaataaaaaagagaagaaatatGAGCAAAACAACAGGGCTCCCAATACAACACACCAGTTAGGCCTTATGTTAGAGCAAAACCATTCATCCCCAAATAAAAGACTGAAAGGGAATGAGACTATCCAGGAAACACAGAACAATATTGTTGCAGAAACTGGAACAAGTATGGGACAACACAAAAAGAGAGCCTTGGAAGTAATCAATATCAGACTCAGAAATACCTAGTATGTAGGTTACTTTGTTGGATATTAAACCACTTATCCAGTATTAATATGTCATCAGTGTAATTGTTCAGTGTTATTTTGGGATCACCTGAACTCATAGAGGACACTATAGCTCCTCCTGGGCCTCTGCAAATTTTGTTCTTCATGAAAGGTCAGAGAGGTGTGcatatttttcacttttctaTGAGCAAAAACTGACCAATTTTAAGCTATGCTACATGACaatttgtaaaatataaatttgatatttgattgaattttattttgggtaaatgttaatatttagcTGCTTTtccaaaatactgtaaataaattcacacacatgcagctgtTAGACATCAAATAGACATAGTAAGTaagtatgtaagtaagtaaagtttatacATCCTGCATTATTTAAAGGgaaactattatttatttaccatTTTTCAAGTAAATTATACAGTAAATTACTGGCTACTGAgttacattacatgttgttTATACAGTAATTATACAACAGCATACTATACATCACAATGCTTTGATGTAGTcacagtttgagtcattttagaGCAAAAGTTGACAAATGAAAGGTTGGTGTATGTTTCTTTAATTTTTAAAGGATGAAAGTGAAAGTACTTTTGGTCTTTGTGCATGGGCCAAGGGGGGAGTTCAAGATGATCGACCTGTAAAAAGACTGTCTTTAGGTCAG from Sander vitreus isolate 19-12246 chromosome 19, sanVit1, whole genome shotgun sequence includes the following:
- the cirop gene encoding ciliated left-right organizer metallopeptidase; the encoded protein is MVIPPSQRLWVGMLVMVVVELPGALQKCIFDEVQAQARVVRAAPIHPDSPPNEPRLRAQAGTSGQQTNHPGQRASALRGQTQRRSLRKMALPTTASPKPIRIRTWIPTESNDLSEAEKERLEAAVEEAVRMLSSLLSVNRVSGLLLLSRDINKYCKFIWRNSSSANYNRCGRANNNYRTETCLDVTIPDDHLAGCDIYKEADSPRRTELRPEGAGLPDTDFLLYLHTQATDKCRAEPNVLAYAVHCQTDTHGRPVAGVVVICRDSLKGATYSHQAIVQTIIHELFHALGFSRELFHTWRDCSSNSQVGAGCSPRGKVSHSDGSGQMRIYTPSLISALQKHLASTDPELGGPLENLDVAPGRVSSHWESRVLQGSIMAPVLGDSSTVRIDPVTLAALQDTGWYTVDLNQAQSLVWGDGEGATFGSLSTCRNKSSSFFCTGSGFGCHYLHLHKGECQTDQHLEGCRVYKPLKNGSECWIEKNGRDEDWSGEIFGVHSRCFFSSLTRQKQTELSSSVEGRCYRHRCTGLNRYQIQVSGSEWMDCPAGDNTQIKGYQGLVHCPDRRLCVYADITPPSDVLNTFPASISSDPYETLTAAQTWSWSPLRLPAELPAAPVLGVTAAVCLLAAALLSLRKCCSSKVRIHTAPEDHTDL